The following proteins are encoded in a genomic region of Patescibacteria group bacterium:
- a CDS encoding glycosyltransferase family 2 protein, with product MNLSIIILNYKQANLIKYQLKKLYYYDFPFESEIIVVDNNSHDKISEVIDKNFPNVKLITGKNIGYGGGNNFGIKSALGEYVLILNPDIRIKKDVILKLYEFIKNREDIGLVAPRLINADGSIQDTCFAFPDWKYPIYRRTKLAKTKSGKQWLENFLMKKSDRNSTMQVDWIMGACFMMKKSTMENIGYFDENIFMYLEDMDLCRRLWEKNKAVYYMGKIFAIHLHQQASHGKNIIKSLLNNKLSRIHLNSWIYYMKKYRNKKLPLYCPSTKNIK from the coding sequence ATGAATCTATCAATTATCATACTAAATTACAAACAAGCAAATTTGATAAAATATCAATTAAAAAAATTATATTATTATGATTTTCCGTTTGAATCAGAAATTATAGTTGTGGATAATAATTCTCATGATAAAATATCTGAAGTCATAGATAAAAATTTTCCAAATGTGAAACTCATAACAGGAAAAAATATTGGTTATGGAGGTGGAAATAATTTTGGAATAAAATCTGCTCTTGGAGAATATGTACTTATCTTAAACCCAGATATTAGAATAAAAAAAGATGTCATTTTAAAATTATATGAATTTATAAAAAATAGAGAAGACATAGGACTTGTCGCACCAAGACTTATAAATGCAGACGGAAGCATACAAGATACATGTTTTGCATTTCCAGACTGGAAATATCCAATATATAGAAGAACAAAATTAGCAAAAACAAAATCTGGAAAACAATGGCTAGAAAATTTTTTGATGAAAAAATCAGATAGAAATTCCACAATGCAAGTAGATTGGATAATGGGAGCTTGCTTTATGATGAAAAAAAGTACAATGGAAAATATTGGATATTTTGATGAAAATATATTTATGTATTTAGAAGATATGGATTTATGTAGAAGATTGTGGGAAAAAAATAAAGCAGTTTATTATATGGGTAAAATATTTGCTATACATTTACATCAACAAGCGTCTCATGGGAAAAATATAATAAAATCTTTGCTAAATAATAAATTATCTAGAATACATTTAAATTCTTGGATTTATTATATGAAAAAATATAGAAACAAAAAATTGCCACTATATTGTCCTAGTACAAAAAATATTAAATAA